In Ornithinibacter aureus, the genomic stretch GGCACGACGACGCCGTTGCGCTCGGCGAGTTCGCGGGCCCACATGCCGGCGCAGTTGACGACGACGTCGCACTCGACGTCCCCGGCATCCGTGCGGACCCCGGTGACTTCCTCGACGAGTCCGCGTGGACGGGTGAGGACCTGCTCGACCCGCACCCCCTCGAGGATCTTGGCTCCGAGGTTGCGGGCCCCCTTGGCCAGGCTCATCGTGACGTCGACGGGGTTCACCCGGCCGTCGCCCGGGACGTGGAAGCCCGCGAGGAGGTCGTCGGTGCGCGCCAGCGGGAAGAGGTCGGCCATCTCCTTCGGGCGGATCTCCTCGACCTCGAGGCCGATGTGGCGCTGGAAGGCCGCGACCCGGCGGTACTCCTCGAGACGGTCTGCGTCGGCGGCCGCCTCGATGAGCCCGACCGGCTTGAACCCGGTCGCCACACCGGTCTCGGCCTCCAGGCGGGCGTAGAGGTCGCGTGAGTACAGCCGCATGCGGGTGTTCGTCTCGCTCGTGGAGCCGAAGCAGGTCATCAGGCCGGCTGCGTGCCACGTCGTGCCGGACGTCAGCCGGTCACGTTCGAGAACGAGGACATCGGTGATGCCCAGATGCGCCAGGTGGTAGGCGATCGAGGCGCCGATGACGCCTCCTCCGATGATGACGACCCGGGCGCGCGCCGGCAGTGCTGTGCTCACGCGCCCAACCTATCCACCCCGTACCCGGCTCGGCCCACCCCCGTCGGGAGGAGGCAACACGCAGGCGGTGAGCCCACGGCATCCGGACGCCCGCTCATGACCCGGGCGTCTTCAGATCGACCAATAGGTCACTCCAGGTACACGGCCTCGTACGCGCACTGACCTATTGGTCGATCTCGGTACGGTCACGTCGGATGCCGTGTCGCGCGCCGGATGCCGGATGCCAGATGCCGGTCAGGCGTACGTGCGGAACCCGCGCCCGGTCTTGCGCCCCAGGTAACCGGCGGTCACGAGGTGCTCGAGCAGCGGCGCCGGCGCATAGCCCGGCTCGCGGAACTCGGTGTACAGCTCGCGCTCGATGGCCAGGGACACGTCGAGGCCCACGACGTCGAGAAGCTCGAACGGCCCCATCGGCAGCCCACAGCCGGTCTTCATGGCGGTGTCGATGTCGTCGGCCGAGGCGTAGTTGGCCTCGAGCATGCGCACCGCGTCGTTGAGGTAGGGGAAGAGCAGGGCGTTGACGATGAAGCCGGAGCGGTCACCGCAGGTCACGGCCACCTTGCCGACCTTGGCGCACAGGTCCTGCACCGTCGCGATGACGTCCGGCGCGGTCGTCACCGTGTGCACGACCTCGACGAGCTTCATGACCTGAGCCGGGTTGAAGAAGTGCATGCCGATGACGTCCTGGGGCCGTGAGGTCACCTTGGCGCAGTCGATGATCGGCAGCGACGACGTCGTCGTCGCGAGGATGGCGCCCGGCTTGCAGATGCGGTCGAGGTCGCGGAAGAGCTGCTGCTTGATCTCGAGGTCCTCGGCGATGGCCTCGACGACGAGGTCGACGTCCGCGAGCGCCTCGCGGTCGGTGGCCCCGGTGACCCGGCCGAGCATCGCCTCGGCGTCCTCGGCCGTCATCCGACCCTTCTCGACCGCGCGCGAGGTGCTGCGCGCCAGCGCGGTGTGCACCCCGGCGACCTTGTCGTCGCCGCGCGCGACGAACGTCACGGCATACCCGGCCTTGGCGAACACCTCGATGATGCCGGTCGCCATCGTCCCCGAGCCGACCACGCCGACCGTGGCCACCGGCCGCAGGGTGACGCCCGCGGGGGGTCCGCCAGCCGGGGTGTTGGCGTCAGCGACGACCTGCGGCGACCCGGGCTGCTCGTACGTGTAGAACCCGCGGCCGCTCTTGCGGCCGAGCATGCCTGCGCTGACCATCTGCTTGATGATCGGGCTCGGCGCGTGCAGGCGGTCACGGCCCTGCTTGTACATCGTGTCGAGGATCTCGTATGCCGTGTCGAGGCCGATGAGGTCGAGCAGGGCGAGCGGGCCCATCGGATACCCGCAGCCGAAGCGCATCGCAGCGTCGAGGTCCTCACGGGTGGCGTACCGGCTCTCGAACATCGAGACGGCGTGGTTCAAGTAGCCGAACAGCAGCGCGTTGGCGATGAAGCCGGCCTTGTCGCCGACGACGACGGGGTTCTTGCCGAGCCGCTCCGCGAGCGCCTTGACGTCCTCGAAGACGTCGTCCGCGGTGATGACGGTGCGGATCACCTCGACGAACTGCTGCACCGGGGCCGGGTTGAAGAAGTGCATGCCGACGACGCGCTTCGGGTTCTTCGTCGCGACGGCGATCTCGGTGACCGGCAGGGACGAGGTGTTCGTCGCGAGAATCGCGTCGGCGGAGACCACGGCGTCGACCTTGCCCAGCAGGTCCTTCTTGAGGTCCAGGTGCTCCGGCACGGCCTCGACGACGAGCTGGCAGGGGGCGAGGTCCTCGAGGTTGCTCGTGAACGTTACCCGCGAGTGCAGCGCGTCGTGCTCCTCCTGCGTCATCTTGCCGCGGGCCAGCGCGCGCCCGGTGCTCCCCCCGAGAACCGCCTTGCCGTGCTCGATGGCCGGGCCGTCGACCTCGACCGCGACGACGTCGATCCCGTTGCGGGCGAACACCTCCACGATCCCTGCACCCATCGTCCCGAGCCCGATCACACCAACAGTGGAGAAGTCACGCGTCATGTCCGCGATCCTGTCAGAGGGGCGAGGCAGTCACGACCCCCTCGCAGCGTGACGCTCCTTACCCCCGATCTGGTGACTCACCAGTCGTGGCCGGCCGCGACCAGCTCCGCCTCGATGGCGAGCCGGTCACGCGAGGGCAGCGGCGGCATCCCCACGTCGGTCGGCACGTCCAAGCGCTCACACAGCTGGAGCAGCACCTGGTCGTAGGCGGCGAGGACGGCCCGCAGCCGGGCAGCCTGGTGCGGTGCGTCACCGTTCTCGACCTTGCGGATCTCAGCCTCGAGCCGGCTCAGCTCGAGGGTGATGAGCACGGGTGGGACCGGCTTGGGCGGAAGCCGCCCGAGCAACCGTCGGCACTGGCGGCCCACCCGCTCCATCCACGGATCAAGTCGGGACAGCAGGGGGCGCAGCAGACGCGGGCGCTCCCCACCGGCGAACCAGCGCAGCCCCTCACCGGTGGCGATGAACCACGCTCCGGGCAGCACGAGGAGAAACACCAGGAGCAGAGCTGCCCGCATCGGCCTCACCTCAAGGAAGAGTGTGCGCTGCCCAGGGCTGCCCGGGCAATGGGTAGGGTGACCGATCGTGCGACTGGTGATCGCGACGTGCAGCGTCGACTACGACGGGCGGCTGACCGCCCACCTGCCGCTGGCGACCCGGTTGCTGCTCGTCAAGGCCGACGGTTCGGTGCTGGTGCACTCCGACGGCGGCTCCTACAAGCCGCTGAACTGGATGTCCCCGCCGTGCGCCATGGCCGAGGTGGCCCCCGACGA encodes the following:
- a CDS encoding 3-hydroxyacyl-CoA dehydrogenase family protein, which codes for MTRDFSTVGVIGLGTMGAGIVEVFARNGIDVVAVEVDGPAIEHGKAVLGGSTGRALARGKMTQEEHDALHSRVTFTSNLEDLAPCQLVVEAVPEHLDLKKDLLGKVDAVVSADAILATNTSSLPVTEIAVATKNPKRVVGMHFFNPAPVQQFVEVIRTVITADDVFEDVKALAERLGKNPVVVGDKAGFIANALLFGYLNHAVSMFESRYATREDLDAAMRFGCGYPMGPLALLDLIGLDTAYEILDTMYKQGRDRLHAPSPIIKQMVSAGMLGRKSGRGFYTYEQPGSPQVVADANTPAGGPPAGVTLRPVATVGVVGSGTMATGIIEVFAKAGYAVTFVARGDDKVAGVHTALARSTSRAVEKGRMTAEDAEAMLGRVTGATDREALADVDLVVEAIAEDLEIKQQLFRDLDRICKPGAILATTTSSLPIIDCAKVTSRPQDVIGMHFFNPAQVMKLVEVVHTVTTAPDVIATVQDLCAKVGKVAVTCGDRSGFIVNALLFPYLNDAVRMLEANYASADDIDTAMKTGCGLPMGPFELLDVVGLDVSLAIERELYTEFREPGYAPAPLLEHLVTAGYLGRKTGRGFRTYA